One genomic window of Solanum stenotomum isolate F172 chromosome 9, ASM1918654v1, whole genome shotgun sequence includes the following:
- the LOC125877219 gene encoding V-type proton ATPase subunit a2-like isoform X1: MVDGGGCCPTMDLLRSEPMQLVQLIIPLESAHRTVSYLGDLGLFQFKDLNVEKSPFQRTYATQIKRCGDMARKLRFLKEEMTKAGITPSTRTTMCPNINLDELEVKLGELEADLSEMNTNTEKLQRSYNELLEYKLILQKAGEFFHSAQKSATAQQKELEEHMHGERSIDSPLLLEQEAFADPSKQVKLGFVSGLVAREKSMAFERFLFRATRGNVFLKQVVVKNPVTDPLSGCEVEKNVFVIFYSGERAKNKILKICDAFGANRYPFTDDIGRQFELITEVSRKLSELKTTVDIGQLHRANLLQTIGYEFGQWNLLVKQEKFIFHTLNMLSFDVTKKCLVGEGWCPVYATSQIQNALHRATLDGNSQVGAIFQVLHTTELPPTYFRTNKFTSAFQEIVDAYGIAKYQEVNPAVFTVVTFPFLFAVMFGDWGHGICLFLATLYFILRERKLSGQKLGDIMEMTFGGRYIIMMMALFSIYTGFIYNEFFSVPFEIFGQSAYGCRDPSCRDATITGLIKVRDAYPFGVDPKWHGSRSELPFLNSLKMKMSILLGVAQMNLGIILSYFNAKFFQNNVNVWHQFVPQIIFLNSLFGYLSLLIIVKWCTGSQADLYHVMIYMFLSPTDDLGENQLFPGQKYLQLLFVSLALVAVPWMLFPKPFLLKKQHEERHRGQLYAMLESTDDSFELETHDHSHGHELFDFSEVFVHQLIHTIEFVLGAVSNTASYLRLWALSLAHSELSSVFYDKVLLLAMGYNNLIILIIGIVVFIFATVGVLLVMETLSAFLHALRLHWVEFQNKFYEGDGYKFSPFSFCLISEDDD, translated from the exons ATGGTAGACGGAGGAGGATGTTGTCCGACGATGGATCTTTTACGATCTGAACCAATGCAGTTGGTGCAATTGATTATCCCCTTGGAATCCGCTCATCGTACAGTTTCTTACCTCGGTGACCTCGGTCTCTTCCAATTCAAAGAC CTTAATGTGGAAAAGAGCCCATTCCAGCGAACATATGCAACCCAG ATTAAAAGATGTGGAGATATGGCACGTAAACTTCGCTTTTTAAAGGAAGAAATGACGAAGGCAGGGATTACTCCTTCAACAAGGACCACAATGTGCCCAAATATAAATCTGGATGAATTGGAG GTCAAACTTGGTGAACTCGAAGCTGATTTATCAGAGATGAATACTAATACTGAAAAGCTTCAACGTTCTTACAATGAGCTTCTCGAGTATAAGCTTATTCTGCAGAAG GCTGGTGAGTTCTTCCATTCAGCTCAAAAGAGTGCTACAGCTCAACAGAAAGAACTGGAGGAGCACATGCATGGCGAGAGATCAATTGATAGTCCTCTGTTGTTAGAGCAG GAAGCCTTTGCTGATCCTTCAAAACAAGTTAAGCTGGGATTTGTCAGTGGGCTTGTTGCTAGAGAGAAATCTATGGCTTTTGAAAGATTTCTTTTTCGTGCAACCAGAGGAAATGTATTTTTAAAGCAAGTGGTTGTGAAAAATCCTGTGACGGATCCATTGTCAGGCTGCGAG gtTGAAAAGAATGTGTTTGTTATCTTTTACTCTGGAGAAAGGGCGAAGAACAAGATATTAAAAATTTGCGATGCATTTGGAGCAAATCGGTATCCATTCACTGATGACATAGGCAGACAGTTTGAGCTGATAACGGAG GTATCTCGAAAACTTTCAGAGTTGAAGACCACCGTAGACATCGGACAGCTACACCGGGCAAATCTCTTACAGACCATTGGTTATGAATTTGGCCAATGGAACCTTCTG GTGAAGCAGGAGAAGTTCATTTTCCATACACTAAATATGCTCAGTTTTGATGTGACAAAGAAGTGCCTTGTGGGTGAGGGTTGGTGTCCAGTTTATGCCACCAGCCAG ATACAAAATGCGTTGCATCGAGCAACTTTGGATGGTAACTCACAAGTTGGGGCCATATTCCAGGTCTTGCATACCACAGAATTGCCACCTACATATTTCCGTACAAACAAATTTACATCTGCCTTCCAAGAAATTGTTGATGCATATGG GATTGCAAAATATCAGGAAGTTAACCCTGCTGTTTTCACAGTAGTAACTTTCCCATTCCTCTTTGCTGTCATGTTTGGAGACTGGGGACATGGTATATGCTTGTTTCTTGCGACATTATATTTCATCTTACGGGAGAGGAAGCTCTCTGGTCAG AAGCTTGGCGACATCATGGAGATGACTTTTGGCGGTCGCTACATTATTATGATGATGGCTCTGTTTTCGATATATACAGGATTCATATATAACGAATTTTTTTCTGTCCCCTTTGAAATATTTGGGCAATCAGCTTATGGTTGTCGTGATCCTTCCTGCAG GGATGCCACTATAACAGGTTTGATCAAGGTCCGCGATGCCTATCCATTTGGTGTGGATCCTAAGTGGCATGGTTCACGCAGCGAATTACCATTTCTGAATTCTTTGAAGATGAAGATGTCAATTCTACTAGGTGTAGCTCAGATGAATCTTGGAATCATTTTAAGCTATTTCAACGcaaagttttttcaaaataatgtgAATGTCTG GCATCAGTTTGTCCCCCAGATAATATTTCTGAACAGCCTCTTTGGCTATCTTTCACTTCTTATTATTGTCAAATGGTGCACTGGTTCTCAAGCTGATCTGTACCACGTAATGATATACATGTTTCTAAGCCCTACTGATGATTTGGGCGAGAACCAGCTTTTTCCTGGGCAAAAATACCTCCAg CTTTTGTTCGTATCACTTGCACTTGTTGCCGTTCCATGGATGTTATTTCCAAAGCCATTTCTTCTAAAGAAACAACATGAGGAA AGGCATCGAGGTCAATTGTATGCAATGCTTGAAAGCACTGATGACTCGTTTGAGTTGGAGACACACGATCATTCACATGGACATGAATTATTTGATTTCAGTGAAGTTTTCGTACATCAGCTCATACATACAATAGAATTTGTACTTGGAGCAGTCTCAAATACAGCTTCATACCTGCGTCTATGGGCCCTCAG TTTGGCACATTCAGAACTGTCAAGTGTGTTCTATGACAAAGTTCTGCTTCTCGCAATGGG GTACAATAATCTCATCATACTTATCATTGGCATAGTGGTATTTATATTTGCTACTGTCGGTGTGCTACTTGTGATGGAAACTCTAAGTGCATTCTTACATGCTTTGCGTCTTCATTGGGTAGAATTCCAGAACAAGTTCTATGAGGGAGACGGATACAAGTTTTCCCCCTTCTCGTTTTGTTTGATTAGTGAGGATGATGACTAA
- the LOC125877219 gene encoding V-type proton ATPase subunit a2-like isoform X2 — protein MARKLRFLKEEMTKAGITPSTRTTMCPNINLDELEVKLGELEADLSEMNTNTEKLQRSYNELLEYKLILQKAGEFFHSAQKSATAQQKELEEHMHGERSIDSPLLLEQEAFADPSKQVKLGFVSGLVAREKSMAFERFLFRATRGNVFLKQVVVKNPVTDPLSGCEVEKNVFVIFYSGERAKNKILKICDAFGANRYPFTDDIGRQFELITEVSRKLSELKTTVDIGQLHRANLLQTIGYEFGQWNLLVKQEKFIFHTLNMLSFDVTKKCLVGEGWCPVYATSQIQNALHRATLDGNSQVGAIFQVLHTTELPPTYFRTNKFTSAFQEIVDAYGIAKYQEVNPAVFTVVTFPFLFAVMFGDWGHGICLFLATLYFILRERKLSGQKLGDIMEMTFGGRYIIMMMALFSIYTGFIYNEFFSVPFEIFGQSAYGCRDPSCRDATITGLIKVRDAYPFGVDPKWHGSRSELPFLNSLKMKMSILLGVAQMNLGIILSYFNAKFFQNNVNVWHQFVPQIIFLNSLFGYLSLLIIVKWCTGSQADLYHVMIYMFLSPTDDLGENQLFPGQKYLQLLFVSLALVAVPWMLFPKPFLLKKQHEERHRGQLYAMLESTDDSFELETHDHSHGHELFDFSEVFVHQLIHTIEFVLGAVSNTASYLRLWALSLAHSELSSVFYDKVLLLAMGYNNLIILIIGIVVFIFATVGVLLVMETLSAFLHALRLHWVEFQNKFYEGDGYKFSPFSFCLISEDDD, from the exons ATGGCACGTAAACTTCGCTTTTTAAAGGAAGAAATGACGAAGGCAGGGATTACTCCTTCAACAAGGACCACAATGTGCCCAAATATAAATCTGGATGAATTGGAG GTCAAACTTGGTGAACTCGAAGCTGATTTATCAGAGATGAATACTAATACTGAAAAGCTTCAACGTTCTTACAATGAGCTTCTCGAGTATAAGCTTATTCTGCAGAAG GCTGGTGAGTTCTTCCATTCAGCTCAAAAGAGTGCTACAGCTCAACAGAAAGAACTGGAGGAGCACATGCATGGCGAGAGATCAATTGATAGTCCTCTGTTGTTAGAGCAG GAAGCCTTTGCTGATCCTTCAAAACAAGTTAAGCTGGGATTTGTCAGTGGGCTTGTTGCTAGAGAGAAATCTATGGCTTTTGAAAGATTTCTTTTTCGTGCAACCAGAGGAAATGTATTTTTAAAGCAAGTGGTTGTGAAAAATCCTGTGACGGATCCATTGTCAGGCTGCGAG gtTGAAAAGAATGTGTTTGTTATCTTTTACTCTGGAGAAAGGGCGAAGAACAAGATATTAAAAATTTGCGATGCATTTGGAGCAAATCGGTATCCATTCACTGATGACATAGGCAGACAGTTTGAGCTGATAACGGAG GTATCTCGAAAACTTTCAGAGTTGAAGACCACCGTAGACATCGGACAGCTACACCGGGCAAATCTCTTACAGACCATTGGTTATGAATTTGGCCAATGGAACCTTCTG GTGAAGCAGGAGAAGTTCATTTTCCATACACTAAATATGCTCAGTTTTGATGTGACAAAGAAGTGCCTTGTGGGTGAGGGTTGGTGTCCAGTTTATGCCACCAGCCAG ATACAAAATGCGTTGCATCGAGCAACTTTGGATGGTAACTCACAAGTTGGGGCCATATTCCAGGTCTTGCATACCACAGAATTGCCACCTACATATTTCCGTACAAACAAATTTACATCTGCCTTCCAAGAAATTGTTGATGCATATGG GATTGCAAAATATCAGGAAGTTAACCCTGCTGTTTTCACAGTAGTAACTTTCCCATTCCTCTTTGCTGTCATGTTTGGAGACTGGGGACATGGTATATGCTTGTTTCTTGCGACATTATATTTCATCTTACGGGAGAGGAAGCTCTCTGGTCAG AAGCTTGGCGACATCATGGAGATGACTTTTGGCGGTCGCTACATTATTATGATGATGGCTCTGTTTTCGATATATACAGGATTCATATATAACGAATTTTTTTCTGTCCCCTTTGAAATATTTGGGCAATCAGCTTATGGTTGTCGTGATCCTTCCTGCAG GGATGCCACTATAACAGGTTTGATCAAGGTCCGCGATGCCTATCCATTTGGTGTGGATCCTAAGTGGCATGGTTCACGCAGCGAATTACCATTTCTGAATTCTTTGAAGATGAAGATGTCAATTCTACTAGGTGTAGCTCAGATGAATCTTGGAATCATTTTAAGCTATTTCAACGcaaagttttttcaaaataatgtgAATGTCTG GCATCAGTTTGTCCCCCAGATAATATTTCTGAACAGCCTCTTTGGCTATCTTTCACTTCTTATTATTGTCAAATGGTGCACTGGTTCTCAAGCTGATCTGTACCACGTAATGATATACATGTTTCTAAGCCCTACTGATGATTTGGGCGAGAACCAGCTTTTTCCTGGGCAAAAATACCTCCAg CTTTTGTTCGTATCACTTGCACTTGTTGCCGTTCCATGGATGTTATTTCCAAAGCCATTTCTTCTAAAGAAACAACATGAGGAA AGGCATCGAGGTCAATTGTATGCAATGCTTGAAAGCACTGATGACTCGTTTGAGTTGGAGACACACGATCATTCACATGGACATGAATTATTTGATTTCAGTGAAGTTTTCGTACATCAGCTCATACATACAATAGAATTTGTACTTGGAGCAGTCTCAAATACAGCTTCATACCTGCGTCTATGGGCCCTCAG TTTGGCACATTCAGAACTGTCAAGTGTGTTCTATGACAAAGTTCTGCTTCTCGCAATGGG GTACAATAATCTCATCATACTTATCATTGGCATAGTGGTATTTATATTTGCTACTGTCGGTGTGCTACTTGTGATGGAAACTCTAAGTGCATTCTTACATGCTTTGCGTCTTCATTGGGTAGAATTCCAGAACAAGTTCTATGAGGGAGACGGATACAAGTTTTCCCCCTTCTCGTTTTGTTTGATTAGTGAGGATGATGACTAA